In one Candidatus Paceibacterota bacterium genomic region, the following are encoded:
- a CDS encoding glycosyltransferase family 2 protein: MTNTPTLSIVIPCYNEQDNLRPLVEAIRKALDPLKLPYEIIITDDCSKDRSWEMLRELAASDPRVRAQRFAFNCGESAALWAGLKAARGHYLFTLDGDMQNDPKDLPRFLEPLKQYDCVCGTRVEARSQGDNFIRVASSRIANWVRNRLSGEQISDAGCTYRGFRRECIENLKYFKGMHRFMPTLVKIEGFTVTEIAVSHNARLSGQTNYGVWNRLFVSFHDLLAVRWMQKRMRPYKVAERVN, translated from the coding sequence ATGACCAACACACCGACACTAAGCATCGTCATTCCGTGCTATAACGAACAGGACAACCTGCGGCCGCTGGTAGAGGCGATTCGCAAGGCGCTTGACCCACTGAAGCTGCCTTATGAAATCATCATCACCGATGACTGCAGCAAGGACCGGTCATGGGAGATGCTCAGGGAACTGGCCGCCAGTGACCCGAGGGTTCGCGCGCAGCGTTTCGCCTTTAATTGCGGAGAATCGGCGGCGCTTTGGGCGGGCTTGAAGGCAGCCCGCGGGCACTATTTGTTTACGTTGGACGGGGACATGCAGAACGATCCTAAAGACCTGCCGCGATTCCTGGAGCCGCTGAAGCAATACGACTGCGTTTGTGGCACACGAGTCGAAGCCCGAAGTCAGGGGGACAATTTCATTCGGGTCGCCTCGTCGCGCATTGCCAACTGGGTTCGGAACCGGCTGTCCGGCGAACAGATTAGCGACGCCGGCTGCACTTACCGCGGCTTCCGGCGCGAGTGTATCGAGAACTTGAAGTACTTCAAAGGCATGCACCGCTTCATGCCCACGCTGGTCAAGATCGAAGGATTCACCGTGACCGAGATTGCCGTGTCGCACAACGCGCGTCTGTCCGGCCAGACCAATTACGGCGTATGGAACCGGCTGTTCGTTTCTTTCCACGATTTGCTCGCGGTCCGCTGGATGCAGAAACGGATGCGTCCGTACAAGGTCGCCGAGCGTGTCAACTAA